The Echeneis naucrates chromosome 8, fEcheNa1.1, whole genome shotgun sequence genome has a window encoding:
- the sun1b gene encoding SUN domain-containing protein 1 isoform X2 has product MTMDFSQLHTYTPPQCAPENTGYTYSLSSSYSTAALEFEKEHQIAPVYESPRMSRRSLRLQTSASQYGSESLGDYSQNYSNSSSYTTRRETRSLRSRKQPSSSLSLSLSQVATPRKTLSFSAVSTPINNSGSYQESNTVSDASLHSSILDQSQLRQRTIATTTTTTSVSLDGRWGKSAHTDHSSSNVNGDTSVSKTHTSVANGYICKDCSLHSQEMDTLITRSSSTTSSSSQSADASSGAISSSSPFTSIYSRDRSRRHKTGVLVSMSNTCMRYSKQALAPIVSLITLLYHNVIWLVSRAKSPPGKGFLTSMSDSMRQAVSSSLSQLWLLKQTTLHRMMGYRANGYEGEAHSSFCGSMNVKDLVTEDASHLKLNGSLCDDCKGKQYSETHTILLTQSSRAQRLAGALWSVLAYAGYCLLRPGYCVVRAGKAVGSGAGTLAQKLLSVFWLLLAAPVKAGRGILWFLATGWYRLVSLMCLLNVFFLTRCFPKFWKLLLLLLPLLLLLALWLWGPSTAALIAYLPTINLTEWHPASPFTLLSNLQPASAPVPASVPTQETPLEQTPATPVSQAPPLPPSMAVSTVDLERLERVEHQLALLWERVQQGDQKLERRHGDVLGLYSTLREQLHTQTDRESLELWVSSLLEQKLGVLRGELEQENTERAHTAEEQRQQQESQAARLADLELLLNTLAAKTEEVQQKQQHYEQAKEDKEKEVVVSAPDTAPVSVGVKQEDHDALLEEVKRLEGLLAKVRQDLQGVVACKGKCEQLDTLQETITTQVSSQVRKELQVLFFGSGGSGEEQKELPESLIYWLSQRYVSTPDLQTSLAELELRILRNVSLQLELNRAQTLGEAESQAQTLIKTVTGTVQHTASAEGLTEEQVKLIVQNALRLYSQDRTGLVDYALESGGGSILSTRCSETYETKTALMSLFGLPLWYFSQSPRVVIQPDVYPGNCWAFKGSQGYLVIRLSLRILPTSFCVEHIPKALSPTGNITSAPRNFTVFGLDDEYQEEGKLLGQYIYQEDGESLQTFPVSEQNDKAFQIIEVRVLSNWGHPEYTCLYRFRVHGEPRPQ; this is encoded by the exons CTCCAGCTACTCCACAGCAGCATTAGAGTTTGAGAAGGAGCACCAGATTGCTCCTGTATACGAATCACCCAGGATGTCACGGCGGAGTCTGCGTCTGCAGACAAGTGCCAGTCAGTATGGTAGTGAGAGCCTCGGTGATTACTCCCAGAActacagcaacagcagcagctacacCACCAGGCGAGAGACACG GTCACTGCGGAGCAGAAAACAGCCATCTAGCTCACTGTCTTTATCCCTGAGCCAAGTTGCTACACCGAGGAAAACCCTCTCATTCTCAGCTGTTAGTACCCCAATCAACAACAGCGGCAGCTATCAGGAAAGCAACACTGTGTCTGATGCCTCCCTGCACAGCTCCATTCTGGACCAATCACAGCTGAGACAACGCACCatcgccaccaccaccaccaccacatctGTGTCTCTGGATGGACGCTGGG GGAAGAGTGCCCACACTGACCACAGTTCATCAAATGTCAACGGTGACACCAGTGTGTCAAAGACCCACACCTCAGTCGCCAATGGCTACATCTGTAAAGACTGCTCTTTACACTCTCAGGAGATGGACACACTTATTACAAGGTCTTCATCAACAACGTCGTCATCATCTCAGTCTGCAGATGCTTCCAGTGGTGCaatttcctcctcatctcctttCACAAGTATATACTCCAGAGATAGGAGTCGGAGACACAAGACGG GTGTCCTGGTGTCTATGTCTAACACGTGTATGCGCTACAGCAAACAAGCCTTGGCCCCCATAGTGTCGTTAATCACCCTGCTCTACCACAATGTGATCTGGCTGGTTTCAAGGGCCAAAAGCCCCCCAGGAAAAG GTTTTCTCACTTCAATGTCGGATTCGATGAGACAAGCAGTATCCTCCAGTTTGTCCCAACTGTGGCTGTTAAAGCAGACCACTCTCCACAGGATGATGGGCTACAGGGCTAATGGCTATGAAGGAGAAG CTCATTCAAGTTTCTGTGGAAGTATGAATGTGAAGGATCTGGTGACTGAAGATGCATCACATCTTAAACTCAATGGTTCCCTGT GTGATGACTGTAAAGGGAAGCAGTATTCTGAGACACACACCATCCTCCTCACACAGTCTTCCAGGGCTCAACGCCTAGCTGGGGCACTGTGGAGCGTCCTAGCTTATGCAG gttaCTGCCTCCTACGGCCAGGTTACTGTGTGGTACGAGCAGGTAAAGCTGTAGGATCGGGGGCTGGGACATTGGCCCAAAAACTGCTCTCTGTGTTCTGGCTGCTCCTTGCAGCCCCAG TGAAGGCAGGCAGGGGAATTCTGTGGTTTCTTGCAACAGGATGGTACCGGCTGGTGTCGCTCATGTGTCTCCTGAATGTCTTCTTTCTGACACG ATGTTTTCCCAAATTCTGgaagctcctgctgctccttttgcCTCTTTTGCTCCTCCTCG CTCTCTGGTTGTGGGGTCCGTCCACTGCTGCCCTGATTGCCTACCTTCCGACCATTAACCTAACTGAGTGGCATCCTGCATCTCCCTTTACCCTTCTGTCTAACTTGCAGCCAGCTTCTGCTCCAGTTCCTGCCTCTGTACCAACACAAGAGACTCCACTGGAGCAGACCCCAGCTACCCCAGTCTCACAGGCACCA CCTCTCCCTCCATCAATGGCAGTCTCCACTGTGGACTTGGAGCGTCTTGAGCGAGTAGAGCACCAGCTTGCCCTCCTTTGGGAACGAGTTCAACAGGGTGATCAAAAGCTGGAGCGGCGTCATGGGGATGTTTTGGGTCTCTACAGCACTCTAAGGGAGCAGCTACATACTCAGACTGACAGGGAGAGCCTGGAACTGTGGGTGTCTTCCCTGTTGGAACAGAAGCTGGGTGTCCTGCGAGGAGAGCTGGAGCAAGAGAATACAGAAAGGGCACAT ActgcagaggagcagagacagcagcaagAGAGTCAGGCAGCACGACTGGCTGATTTAGAATTGCTGCTCAATACTCTGGCAGCTAAGACTGAG GAGGtacagcagaagcagcagcactaTGAGCAGGCAAAGGAAGACAAGGAGAAAGAGGTTGTTGTTTCAGCGCCAGACACAGCTCCTGTCAG TGTGGGTGTAAAGCAGGAGGACCATGACGCTTTGTTGGAAGAAGTGAAAAGACTTGAGGGGTTGCTTGCTAAAGTTAGACAGGATCTGCAGGGTGTTGTTGCATGCAAGGGCAAGTGTGAGCAGCTGGACACACTGCAGGAGACA ATAACAACACAGGTGTCCTCTCAGGTGCGTAAGGAGTTGCAGGTTCTCTTCTTTGGCAGTGGTGGGTCaggagaggagcagaaggagctgCCTGAGTCTCTGATCTACTGGCTGTCCCAGCGCTATGTCAGCACacctgacctgcagacatcactAGCTGAACTAGAACTGCGCATCCTGAGAAACGTGTCCCTGCAACTGGAGCTTAACCGAGCCCAGACCCTGGGTGAGGCTGAGTCCCAAGCCCAGACCCTCATTAAGACAGTAACTGGGACTGTGCAGCACACTGCATCTGCTGAGGGATTGACAGAAGAG CAAGTGAAACTGATTGTCCAGAATGCTTTGAGGCTCTACTCCCAGGACAGAACGGGCCTGGTGGACTACGCGCTGGAGTCTGGTG GTGGCAGTATCCTTAGTACTCGCTGTTCTGAGACATATGAAACCAAGACAGCCCTCATGAGTCTGTTTGGCCTACCACTGTGGTATTTCTCTCAGTCTCCACGTGTTGTTATCCAG CCTGATGTATACCCAGGTAACTGCTGGGCATTCAAAGGCTCTCAGGGCTATCTGGTTATCCGTCTGTCCCTGAGGATTCTGCCTACATCCTTCTGCGTGGAGCACATCCCCAAAGCCTTATCCCCAACTGGAAATATCACCAGTGCCCCTCGCAACTTTACTGTTTTT GGTCTAGATGATGAGTACCAAGAAGAAGGGAAACTACTGGGACAGTACATATACCAGGAAGATGGGGAATCACTGCAAACTTTCCCAGTTTCA GAGCAGAATGATAAGGCTTTCCAGATCATTGAGGTACGGGTGCTGTCTAACTGGGGTCACCCAGAGTACACCTGTCTGTACCGCTTCAGAGTCCACGGAGAACCTCGGCCCCAGTGA